The Polyangia bacterium genome has a window encoding:
- a CDS encoding chemotaxis protein CheW yields the protein MSRDDHSRVAGGGAGPTDQKTPPTLALLCRLGAGLCALPLDCVVETMRPLPVARVDHAPPFVLGLAVVRGEAIPVIDGARLLGAGHPSAAQRFVTLKVGARRVALAVDDVVGLRDLASVSLGSLPPLLGQAESDAVAAIGSLDQQLLLVLGGARAVPASAWAALETVRVSP from the coding sequence TTGTCTCGCGATGATCATTCGCGTGTCGCCGGAGGAGGGGCCGGGCCGACCGATCAAAAGACGCCACCAACTTTGGCGCTGCTGTGCCGATTGGGCGCCGGCCTTTGCGCGCTGCCGCTTGATTGCGTGGTCGAGACCATGCGGCCGCTCCCCGTCGCGCGCGTCGACCACGCGCCTCCTTTCGTGCTGGGTCTGGCGGTGGTGCGGGGCGAAGCGATCCCGGTGATCGACGGCGCGCGCCTGCTGGGCGCCGGACATCCGTCGGCGGCGCAGCGTTTCGTGACCTTGAAGGTGGGCGCGCGTCGGGTCGCCCTGGCGGTGGATGACGTGGTGGGGCTGCGCGATCTGGCGTCGGTGTCGCTGGGCTCCCTGCCCCCGCTGCTGGGCCAGGCGGAGAGCGACGCCGTCGCCGCCATTGGTTCGCTGGACCAGCAATTGTTGTTGGTGCTGGGCGGCGCGCGCGCGGTGCCGGCGTCGGCGTGGGCGGCGCTGGAGACGGTCAGGGTCTCGCCTTGA
- a CDS encoding CheR family methyltransferase, with amino-acid sequence MGGAGDGQGLALMPTVPMVASPPGLDDVARFRAAIARHLGLHLDESKQSFLAEVLQRRVDASAMTSAGYLDRIDGAAARDELRALARELTVGETYFFRHREQLQAFAEVALPERWAARAAGQPLRILSAGCASGDEPYTLAILSRERILGAETNVSIRAVDVNAVALDRAVRGRYTAWSLRETPPEAQRRWFTADGREFILDPSVRALVTFDERNLTDGGSDLWLANRYDVIFCRNVMMYFTTDEAQALVNRLTAALTPGGYLFLGHAETLRGLSQDFHLCHTHETFYYQRKDGASAASAPDGFDDALPWQANARSAPPPSSPPAPTGDTAWIGAVSDASQRIKALAERPRIDEGGQRTPSPARNGAALATALELLKRERFNEALQLLDNAAPETSADADGLLLRAVLLTHSGQIAAAETVCARLLALDELSTGAHYILAQCREAAGDRRGAQEHDQAAVYLDPTFAMPRLHLGLMARRLGDRDTAQRELEQAARLLPREDASRLLLFGGGFTRESLLSLCHAEWLSAGGRP; translated from the coding sequence GTGGGCGGCGCTGGAGACGGTCAGGGTCTCGCCTTGATGCCAACGGTGCCGATGGTGGCGTCGCCGCCCGGGCTGGACGACGTTGCCCGTTTCCGCGCCGCCATCGCCCGCCATCTGGGCCTGCACCTGGACGAGAGCAAACAGTCCTTCCTGGCCGAGGTGCTGCAGCGAAGGGTCGACGCCAGCGCCATGACCAGCGCCGGTTACCTGGATCGCATCGACGGCGCCGCCGCCCGCGACGAACTGCGCGCGCTGGCCCGGGAGCTGACCGTCGGCGAGACCTATTTTTTCCGGCACCGCGAGCAGCTGCAGGCCTTCGCCGAGGTGGCGCTGCCCGAGCGATGGGCGGCACGCGCTGCTGGGCAACCCTTGCGCATCCTTTCGGCCGGCTGCGCCTCGGGCGACGAGCCCTACACGCTGGCCATCCTATCGCGCGAACGGATCCTGGGAGCCGAAACCAACGTCTCGATTCGTGCTGTGGACGTCAACGCCGTCGCGCTGGATCGGGCGGTCCGCGGACGTTACACCGCCTGGTCGCTGCGCGAGACGCCGCCCGAAGCCCAGCGCCGCTGGTTCACCGCCGACGGGCGCGAATTCATCCTTGATCCGTCGGTGCGTGCGCTGGTGACGTTCGACGAGCGCAACCTGACCGACGGCGGATCCGATCTGTGGCTGGCGAACCGTTACGACGTGATCTTTTGCCGCAACGTCATGATGTACTTCACCACCGACGAAGCGCAGGCGCTGGTGAACCGCCTCACCGCCGCGCTGACTCCAGGCGGCTATCTCTTCCTGGGACACGCCGAGACGCTGCGGGGCCTGTCGCAGGACTTTCACCTTTGCCACACCCACGAGACCTTTTATTACCAACGAAAGGACGGCGCCTCCGCCGCGTCCGCGCCGGATGGTTTTGACGACGCCCTTCCCTGGCAAGCGAACGCCCGGTCAGCCCCCCCGCCATCGTCGCCGCCCGCGCCGACGGGAGACACCGCCTGGATCGGCGCGGTCAGTGATGCCAGCCAGCGGATCAAAGCGTTGGCCGAACGGCCGCGAATCGATGAGGGCGGCCAGCGAACTCCATCGCCGGCCCGCAACGGCGCCGCCCTGGCCACCGCGCTGGAGCTGCTCAAGCGCGAGCGCTTCAACGAGGCGCTGCAATTGCTGGACAATGCAGCGCCCGAGACGTCCGCCGATGCCGACGGGCTGTTGCTGCGCGCGGTGCTGCTGACCCACAGCGGACAGATCGCCGCCGCCGAAACCGTCTGCGCGCGCCTGCTGGCCCTCGACGAGCTGTCAACGGGCGCGCACTACATTTTGGCCCAGTGTCGCGAGGCGGCCGGCGATCGGCGTGGCGCTCAGGAGCACGATCAGGCCGCGGTGTACCTGGATCCCACCTTCGCCATGCCGCGCCTGCATCTTGGTCTCATGGCGCGGCGCCTCGGCGATCGCGACACCGCCCAGCGCGAGCTGGAACAAGCCGCTCGCCTGCTCCCGCGCGAAGATGCCTCCCGACTCCTGCTGTTCGGCGGCGGCTTCACCCGCGAATCATTGCTGTCCCTGTGCCACGCCGAATGGCTGTCGGCGGGGGGTCGGCCGTGA
- a CDS encoding CHASE3 domain-containing protein, translated as MLQDWTFGKKIAAGFSVAALILLLVAMAGYQNIHRLIENDVQVSHTQLVRRNVIELLSLLKDAETGQRGFIITGVDSFLEPYQAAISEVDKAVDDLRQLVADNPEQQHRLDSARPFIETRLGELKATIELRRTAGFEPTAKMLSAGSGKRHMDQIRRIFAEMDQAERDLLERRRETAESSAQLTKAVILWGSVAGLLVVLVIGWFITNSLSQQIGSAVRHMQSSSAELQSASSQQATGSREQATAMNEITTTISELLATSRQIAESADRVVQIAEQTGSAARAGDATVERGQDSINGIRRQVDLIVNHMLELGKKSQQVGAVLEIVAELAEQTNILAINATIEAAGAGEAGKRFAVVADEIRKLADRVAGSTKEIRELVDDVRSAVNTTVMTTETGSKAVDTGAKQFTDVAVAFRQIADLVATTTAAAKEIGLSTKQQSTAVEQVNVAATNVAQAAKESETSTGQTLQTASQLAGLSRDLLRLVQPQINA; from the coding sequence ATGCTGCAAGATTGGACCTTCGGAAAAAAGATCGCGGCTGGGTTTTCCGTCGCCGCGCTGATCTTGTTGCTGGTGGCGATGGCCGGCTATCAGAACATCCACCGCTTGATCGAAAACGACGTGCAGGTCAGCCACACCCAGCTGGTCAGGCGCAACGTCATCGAGCTGCTGTCGCTGCTGAAAGACGCCGAGACCGGCCAGCGCGGTTTCATCATCACCGGCGTCGACAGCTTTCTCGAGCCCTATCAGGCGGCCATCAGCGAGGTCGACAAGGCGGTGGACGATCTGCGCCAGCTGGTCGCCGACAACCCCGAGCAGCAGCACCGACTGGATTCGGCGCGGCCGTTCATCGAAACCAGGCTTGGCGAGTTGAAAGCGACGATCGAGTTGCGCCGCACAGCCGGGTTCGAACCGACCGCAAAGATGCTGTCGGCTGGCTCAGGCAAGCGGCACATGGATCAGATTCGCCGCATCTTCGCCGAGATGGATCAAGCCGAGCGCGATCTGCTGGAGCGCCGGCGCGAAACCGCCGAATCCAGCGCCCAACTGACCAAGGCGGTCATCCTGTGGGGCAGCGTGGCCGGCCTCTTGGTGGTGCTGGTGATCGGCTGGTTCATCACCAACTCGCTGTCGCAGCAGATCGGGTCGGCTGTGCGGCACATGCAAAGCTCGTCGGCCGAGCTGCAATCGGCGTCCAGCCAGCAAGCGACCGGCAGCCGCGAGCAGGCCACCGCCATGAACGAGATCACCACCACCATCAGCGAGCTTCTGGCCACGTCGCGCCAGATCGCCGAGAGCGCCGATCGGGTGGTCCAGATCGCCGAGCAGACCGGCAGCGCCGCCCGGGCCGGCGACGCCACCGTCGAGCGCGGCCAGGACTCGATCAACGGCATCCGCCGCCAGGTCGATCTCATCGTGAATCACATGCTGGAGCTGGGGAAGAAATCGCAGCAGGTGGGCGCGGTGCTGGAGATCGTCGCCGAGCTGGCCGAGCAGACCAACATCCTGGCCATCAACGCCACCATCGAAGCGGCCGGCGCCGGGGAGGCGGGCAAACGGTTCGCGGTGGTCGCCGACGAGATCCGCAAGCTGGCCGATCGGGTGGCCGGTTCGACCAAGGAGATCCGCGAGCTGGTCGACGACGTGCGCAGCGCCGTGAACACCACGGTGATGACCACCGAGACCGGCTCCAAGGCGGTCGACACCGGGGCCAAGCAGTTCACCGACGTGGCGGTGGCCTTCCGGCAGATCGCCGACCTGGTGGCCACCACCACCGCCGCGGCCAAGGAGATCGGCCTTTCCACCAAGCAGCAGTCGACCGCCGTCGAACAGGTCAACGTCGCCGCCACCAACGTCGCGCAGGCCGCCAAGGAAAGCGAGACCAGCACCGGCCAGACGCTGCAGACCGCGTCGCAGCTGGCCGGACTGTCGCGCGATCTTTTGCGCCTGGTGCAGCCGCAGATCAACGCCTGA
- a CDS encoding methyltransferase domain-containing protein, with protein MSWNPEQYLKFAMPRLRPAVDLLARVAVDAPHVVYDLGCGAGNVTRLLAQRWPAAALTGVDDSASMLAKAAGELPGARWQRQSLETWTPPQPADVIFSNAALQWLPAHETLLPRLVGQLAPGGVLAVQMPRNFLAPSHTAIAEAVASGPWRDKLTPLLRRNPVAEPDAYYALLAPLVASLDIWQTEYLHVLEGRDPVKEWTNGTWLKTFLDALAAEERAAFEAAYAARVALAYPPQADGKTLFPFRRIFIVAVAAV; from the coding sequence ATGAGCTGGAATCCGGAGCAGTACTTGAAGTTTGCGATGCCGCGCCTGCGGCCCGCGGTCGACCTGCTGGCGCGCGTGGCGGTCGACGCTCCGCACGTCGTCTACGACCTTGGTTGCGGCGCCGGCAACGTCACGCGCCTTTTGGCCCAGCGCTGGCCCGCCGCCGCCCTCACCGGCGTCGACGATTCTGCCTCGATGCTGGCCAAGGCCGCCGGCGAGTTGCCCGGCGCCCGCTGGCAACGACAGTCGCTGGAGACGTGGACGCCGCCACAACCGGCGGACGTGATCTTCTCGAACGCGGCTTTGCAATGGCTGCCGGCGCACGAGACGCTGCTTCCGCGGTTGGTCGGCCAGCTGGCGCCGGGCGGCGTGCTGGCGGTGCAGATGCCACGTAATTTCCTGGCCCCGTCGCACACCGCCATCGCCGAGGCCGTGGCGAGCGGCCCCTGGCGCGACAAACTGACGCCGCTTTTGCGCCGCAATCCGGTGGCCGAGCCAGACGCTTATTATGCGTTGCTGGCGCCGCTGGTGGCCTCCCTCGACATCTGGCAGACCGAATATCTGCACGTTCTGGAAGGACGCGATCCGGTGAAGGAGTGGACCAACGGCACCTGGCTGAAGACGTTCCTGGACGCGCTGGCCGCGGAAGAACGCGCCGCCTTCGAAGCCGCCTACGCCGCCCGCGTCGCGCTGGCCTACCCGCCACAAGCGGACGGCAAGACGCTGTTTCCTTTTCGCCGCATTTTCATCGTCGCTGTCGCAGCAGTCTGA
- a CDS encoding chemotaxis protein CheW, which produces MSAAVPGSRVDTAALLRRSFDRSFAEAQAAPSVAHADLLTIQVGGDLHLLRLSEISSLHADHAVVPVPSDDPRFLGIGGFRNVLAPIFDLRLVLGYRPGPRPRWLVLAHGPAPVGLAFDRFDGHARVAADVLDAALAEQETAEAVRGAVSIGGLARPVIQLSAVFALIARPTPPAPPAKER; this is translated from the coding sequence GTGAGCGCCGCTGTTCCCGGTAGCCGGGTCGACACCGCCGCCTTGTTGCGCCGGTCCTTCGATCGATCGTTCGCCGAAGCCCAGGCGGCGCCGTCGGTCGCCCACGCCGATCTGCTGACCATCCAGGTGGGCGGCGATCTGCACCTGCTTCGCCTGTCCGAGATCAGCAGCCTGCACGCCGATCACGCGGTGGTTCCTGTACCCTCCGACGATCCGCGCTTCCTGGGCATCGGCGGATTCCGCAACGTCCTGGCGCCCATCTTCGATCTCCGACTGGTGCTGGGCTATCGGCCAGGACCGCGCCCCCGCTGGCTGGTCCTGGCCCACGGGCCAGCGCCGGTCGGGCTGGCGTTCGATCGCTTCGACGGTCACGCGCGCGTGGCCGCCGACGTGCTGGACGCCGCGCTGGCCGAACAGGAGACCGCCGAAGCCGTGCGCGGCGCGGTTTCCATCGGCGGCCTGGCGCGGCCAGTGATCCAGCTTTCCGCGGTTTTTGCCCTGATAGCCCGACCGACACCGCCGGCGCCGCCGGCCAAGGAGCGATGA